The Glycine max cultivar Williams 82 chromosome 12, Glycine_max_v4.0, whole genome shotgun sequence genome window below encodes:
- the LOC100797805 gene encoding T-complex protein 1 subunit beta, with product MAIDNIFKNEASEEKGERARMASFVGAMAIADLVKTTLGPKGMDKILQSTGRGREVTVTNDGATILKSLHIDNPAAKVLVDISKVQDDEVGDGTTSVVVLAGELLREAEKLVATKIHPMTIISGFRMAAECARNALLEKVVDNKADSEKFRSDLLNIAMTTLSSKILSQDKEHFAKLAVDAVMRLKGSTNLESIQIIKKPGGSLMDSFLDEGFILDKKIGIGQPKRIENAKILVANTAMDTDKVKIYGARVRVDSMARVAQIETAEKEKMREKVQKIIGHGINCFVNRQLIYNFPEELFADAGILAIEHADFDGIERLALVTGGEIASTFDNPESVKLGHCDLIEEIMIGEDKLIHFSGVAMGQACTIVLRGASHHVLDEAERSLHDALCVLSQTVNDSRVLLGGGWPEMVMAKEVDALAKKTPGKKSLAIEAFSRALLAIPTIIADNAGLDSAELISQLRAEHQKEGCTAGIDVISGSVGDMAERGICEAFKVKQAVLLSSTEAAEMILRVDEIITCAPRRREDRM from the exons ATGGCG attgataatatttttaaaaatgaagctAGTGAAGAAAAAGGAGAGCGTGCCAGAATG GCTTCTTTTGTTGGAGCCATGGCTATTGCTGACTTAGTGAAGACAACCTTGGGGCCAAAGGGAATG GATAAAATTTTGCAGTCAACAGGTAGAGGACGTGAAGTTACTGTCACGAATGATGGCGCTACAATCTTGAAGTCCCTCCATATTGATAACCCAGCTGCTAAAGTCCTTGTTG ACATATCAAAAGTTCAAGATGATGAAGTTGGGGATGGAACTACCTCAGTTGTTGTGTTGGCTGGTGAACTTTTAAGGGAGGCAGAAAAGCTGGTTGCAACCAAGATTCATCCGATGACAATAATATCAG GTTTTCGAATGGCAGCAGAGTGTGCTCGTAATGCTTTGTTGGAGAAGGTTGTGGACAATAAAGCAGATTCTG AGAAATTCAGGTCAGACTTATTGAACATTGCAATGACTACTTTGAGCTCCAAGATTCTCTCACAGGACAAGGAGCATTTTGCAAAATTAGCTGTGGATGCTGTAATGAGACTAAAG GGAAGCACCAATTTAGAATCTATCCAGATTATAAAGAAACCTGGAGGCTCATTAATGGATTCATTCTTAGATGAAGG ATTCATTCTTGACAAGAAAATTGGTATTGGACAACCCAAACGTATAGAGAATGCAAAGATACTGGTGGCAAACACTGCCATGGACACAGACAAAGTGAAGATATATGGTGCACGTGTTCGTGTTGATTCTATGGCTAGAGTTGCTCAGATTGAAACAGCtgagaaagagaaaatgagagaaaaggtgcagaagataaTAGGTCATGGTATCAACTGTTTTGTTAACAGACAGTTGATTTACAATTTTCCAGAGGAGCTCTTTGCTGATGCAGGAATATTGGCTATTGAGCATGCTGATTTTGATGGTATTGAGCGTCTGGCTTTGGTAACTGGTGGTGAAATTGCGTCAACCTTTGACAATCCTGAGTCTGTTAAGCTTGGGCATTGCGACCTTATTGAGGAGATTATGATTGGCGAGGATAAACTGATTCATTTTTCTGGTGTTGCTATGGGGCAGGCATGTACAATAGTTTTGAGAGGTGCTAG CCACCATGTTCTTGATGAGGCTGAGAGGTCATTGCATGATGCCTTGTGTGTGCTATCTCAGACTGTCAATGACAGCAGGGTGTTGCTTGGAGGTGGGTGGCCTGAGATGGTGATGGCAAAAGAAGTTGATGCATTGGCTAAGAAAACTCCTGGAAAGAAGTCTCTTGCTATTGAGGCATTCTCCCGTGCACTCTTGGCTATTCCAACAATCATTGCTGATAATGCTGGTTTGGACAGTGCTGAGTTGATTTCTCAGCTCCGTGCAGAGCATCAGAAGGAGGGCTGTACTGCTGGAATTGATGTTATTTCTGGCTCT GTTGGAGACATGGCTGAACGGGGGATATGCGAAGCATTCAAAGTCAAGCAAGCTGTATTGCTATCTTCAACAGAGGCAGCTGAGATGATCCTTAGAGTTGATGAAATCATCACGTGTGCTCCGAGGAGGAGAGAAGACCGAATGTAA
- the LOC102669974 gene encoding uncharacterized protein — MDSERSYTALAPPLFDGDNYQIWAARIEAHLEANDLWEAVEEDYEVLPLPTNPTMVEIKNQKERKARKSKARASLFAVVSKEIFIRIMTIKSAYEIWSFLKNEYEGDEKIKGMQALNLVREFEMQKMKESETIKEYANKLLSIANKVRFLGSEFSYSRIVEKILVTIPERFEATITALENTKDLSKLTLAELVNALQAQKQRRRMRADDSVEGAFQAKLQINQGEKNKWKKYKKKNFNTQEAVANTSNKSGDNNRGFPPCKHCDKMGNPSFKCWRRPDVKCEKCNKLGHHVRICKSNLQQKNEAQVADQQEEQQLFVATCFTSSSSTECWLVDSGCTNHMTHDQELFRELNRS; from the coding sequence ATGGATTCTGAAAGATCATACACAGCACTAGCACCACCTCTGTTTGATGGTGATAATTATCAAATCTGGGCAGCAAGAATAGAGGCACATCTGGAGGCAAATGATCTTTGGGAAGCTGTTGAGGAAGACTACGAAGTTCTTCCTTTACCAACCAATCCAACAATGGTTgagataaaaaatcaaaaggagaGGAAAGCAAGAAAGTCAAAGGCAAGAGCTTCTTTATTTGCTGTTGTCTCAAAAGAAATTTTCATTAGAATAATGACCATCAAATCAGCATATGAAATCTGGAGTTTCCTCAAGAATGAATACGAAGGAGATGAAAAGATTAAAGGAATGCAAGCCCTGAATCTGGTTAGAGAATTTGAGATGCAGAAAATGAAGGAGTCTGAAACAATTAAAGAGTATGCTAACAAACTTCTTAGCATTGCCAACAAAGTAAGATTTCTTGGTTCTGAATTTTCTTATTCAAGAATAGTTGAAAAAATACTGGTGACTATCCCTGAAAGATTTGAGGCTACTATTACAGCCTTGGAGAATACTAAGGATCTGTCAAAACTTACCTTGGCAGAACTTGTAAATGCATTGCAAGCTCAAAagcaaagaagaagaatgagGGCTGATGATTCTGTGGAAGGAGCATTCCAAGCTAAATTGCAAATTAACCAAGGAGAGAAAAACAAGTGGAAGAAATACAAGAAGAAGAATTTCAACACACAAGAAGCAGTGGCTAACACTAGCAACAAAAGTGGAGACAACAACAGAGGATTTCCTCCTTGCAAGCACTGTGACAAAATGGGTAATCCTTCTTTCAAATGTTGGAGAAGACCCGATGTTAAGTGTGAAAAGTGCAACAAGTTGGGGCATCATGTGAGAATTTGCAAAAGCAATCTTCAACAAAAGAATGAGGCTCAAGTTGCAGATCAACAAGAGGAACAACAATTGTTTGTAGCAACTTGTTTTACAAGCAGTAGCTCAACTGAATGTTGGCTAGTGGATAGTGGTTGTACCAACCACATGACCCACGATCAAGAGCTTTTTAGAGAGTTGAACAGATCATAG